A single Bifidobacterium scardovii JCM 12489 = DSM 13734 DNA region contains:
- the nadD gene encoding nicotinate-nucleotide adenylyltransferase: MSANAAEPERRMSELSLDVPAEATVGAPTWRLSTRGNRHSRPRIGIMGGTFDPIHNGHLVAASEVAWVYDLDEVLFVPTGRPVFKLDKKVTNAEDRYLMTVIATASNPKFTVSRVDIDRPGVTYTIDTLRDIRAQHPDAELFFITGADAVAEIMQWKDAAQMWELAHFVAVTRPGYSSPEGVRLPDGRVDTLEIPALAISSTDVRRRAEHGEPVWYLVPDGVVQYIGKHGLYRR, from the coding sequence ATGAGCGCGAACGCTGCCGAACCCGAACGGCGCATGTCCGAGCTGTCGCTGGACGTGCCGGCCGAAGCGACCGTCGGCGCGCCGACCTGGCGGCTATCCACACGCGGCAACCGGCACTCAAGGCCCCGCATCGGCATCATGGGCGGCACCTTCGACCCGATCCACAACGGCCACCTGGTGGCCGCATCGGAGGTGGCATGGGTGTACGACCTCGACGAGGTGCTGTTCGTGCCGACCGGCCGGCCCGTGTTCAAGCTCGACAAGAAGGTCACCAACGCCGAGGACCGGTATCTGATGACCGTGATCGCCACCGCGTCGAACCCGAAGTTCACCGTCTCCCGCGTGGACATCGACCGCCCCGGCGTCACCTACACGATCGACACGCTGCGCGACATCCGCGCGCAGCACCCGGATGCGGAGCTGTTCTTCATCACCGGCGCCGACGCCGTCGCCGAGATCATGCAGTGGAAGGACGCGGCGCAGATGTGGGAGCTCGCCCACTTCGTGGCGGTGACCCGCCCCGGGTATTCGTCTCCGGAGGGCGTCAGACTGCCGGACGGCAGGGTCGACACCCTGGAAATCCCCGCGCTGGCGATCTCCTCGACCGATGTGCGCCGGCGCGCCGAGCACGGCGAACCCGTCTGGTACCTCGTGCCCGACGGCGTGGTGCAGTACATCGGCAAGCACGGCCTGTACCGCCGGTAG
- a CDS encoding glutamate-5-semialdehyde dehydrogenase: MTNSEEATVAAAVFGAVCAKADAASCAQRSLARANTEAKNELLNAIADALDAHADDIAGANELDMIESRESGMDAGKLDRLKFDVPRVAAAAAGVRHVATLPDPIGEIVRGYSLPNGLRLQQQRVPLGVIGMIYEARPNVTVDVASLCLKSGNAAILRGGHAAERTNAATLAVIRGMLESHGFDAALVDTVDGYGRAGATAMMEARGHIDVLVPRGGAGLIQAVVRNSKVPVIETGAGNVHIYVDRSGDLAKAIPIIINAKTQRVGVCNAAEKLLVHRDIAETFLPIAARALADANVALRADEAAYGIIAGGEGIDLSRATDEDWDTEYLALTMGVKVVDSLDEAIEHINRHSTGHTESIIAEDYPAIERFTAGVDSAVVMVNASTRFTDGGVFGFGAELGISTQKMHARGPMGLREMTTTKWIGYGTGQVRA, from the coding sequence ATGACGAATAGTGAGGAAGCCACGGTGGCCGCCGCCGTGTTCGGCGCGGTGTGCGCGAAGGCCGACGCGGCGTCGTGCGCCCAGCGCTCGCTCGCAAGGGCGAACACGGAAGCCAAGAACGAACTGCTGAACGCGATCGCGGATGCGCTCGACGCCCATGCCGACGACATCGCGGGGGCGAACGAACTCGACATGATCGAATCGCGCGAGTCCGGCATGGATGCCGGCAAGCTCGACCGGCTCAAGTTCGACGTGCCGCGCGTGGCCGCGGCCGCGGCAGGCGTGCGCCACGTCGCCACGCTGCCCGATCCGATCGGCGAGATCGTGCGCGGCTACAGCCTGCCGAACGGCCTGCGGCTGCAGCAGCAGCGTGTGCCGCTCGGCGTGATCGGCATGATCTACGAGGCCCGCCCGAACGTCACCGTCGACGTGGCCAGCCTGTGCCTCAAGTCCGGCAACGCGGCGATCCTCCGGGGCGGGCATGCGGCCGAGCGCACCAACGCGGCGACCCTCGCCGTGATCCGCGGCATGCTGGAGTCCCACGGCTTCGACGCGGCGCTGGTCGACACCGTCGACGGGTACGGCCGCGCCGGCGCGACCGCGATGATGGAGGCGCGCGGCCACATCGACGTGCTCGTGCCGCGCGGGGGAGCCGGGCTCATCCAGGCCGTCGTGCGCAACTCGAAGGTGCCGGTCATCGAGACGGGCGCCGGCAACGTGCACATCTACGTCGACCGTTCGGGGGATTTGGCCAAGGCCATCCCGATCATCATCAACGCGAAGACCCAGCGCGTCGGCGTGTGCAACGCCGCCGAGAAGCTGCTGGTCCACCGCGACATCGCCGAGACCTTCCTGCCGATCGCCGCCCGGGCGCTGGCGGACGCGAACGTGGCGCTGCGCGCCGACGAGGCGGCGTACGGCATCATCGCCGGGGGCGAGGGCATCGACCTGTCCCGGGCCACCGACGAGGACTGGGACACCGAATACCTGGCGCTGACCATGGGCGTCAAGGTGGTCGACTCGCTCGACGAGGCGATCGAGCACATCAACCGCCATTCGACCGGGCACACCGAGTCGATCATCGCCGAGGACTATCCGGCGATCGAGCGCTTCACGGCCGGCGTCGATTCGGCGGTGGTGATGGTCAACGCGTCCACGCGCTTCACGGACGGAGGCGTGTTCGGCTTCGGCGCCGAACTGGGCATCTCCACGCAGAAGATGCACGCGCGCGGCCCGATGGGGCTGCGCGAGATGACCACGACCAAATGGATCGGATACGGAACCGGGCAGGTGAGGGCATGA
- the thrC gene encoding threonine synthase encodes MTTFHSTRSTTDSLTSKQAIRKGIADDGGLFVTDSLGQTKVSIDDLAGKPYQAIAAEVLGALLPDFDEAELGQCIAEAYGQQWSDERITPLKPLGDDYVLELFNGPTSAFKDVALQILPRFMACTTPAGGDEDERIMILTATSGDTGKAALAGFADAPGTAITVFYPQGKVSQVQELQMTTQTGSNVAVAAVEGNFDDAQSAVKRIFGDRELADRLSSDSHVVLSSANSINVGRLVPQVVYYFAAYAQLLESQVINVGDEVEFVVPTGNFGDILAGYYAKLLGLPVKHLIVASDKNNVLFDFLTTGTYNRQRPFFQTISPSMDILISSNLERMLYYMAEGDTRLISMLMNDLNQWGAYEIPDDVLAKIRHLFGCGWADEDQVRAAIHDCWEKNHYVIDPHTACAYFVAQQIPPDPLTPRVILSTASPYKFPRVVNESLGLDATGTDFECMDVLSAATGTTAPAALRGLETADVRFKDVVAIDRMEAYVEQTAKAL; translated from the coding sequence GTGACCACGTTCCACAGCACGCGCAGCACCACCGATTCGCTCACTTCCAAGCAGGCCATCCGCAAGGGCATCGCCGACGACGGCGGTCTGTTCGTCACCGATTCTCTCGGCCAGACGAAGGTCTCCATCGACGATCTGGCCGGCAAGCCGTACCAGGCGATCGCGGCCGAGGTGCTCGGCGCGCTGCTGCCGGACTTCGACGAGGCCGAGCTCGGCCAGTGCATCGCCGAGGCATACGGCCAGCAGTGGTCGGACGAGCGGATCACGCCGCTCAAGCCGCTCGGCGACGACTACGTCCTCGAGCTGTTCAACGGCCCGACCTCCGCGTTCAAGGACGTGGCCCTGCAGATCCTGCCCCGCTTCATGGCGTGCACGACCCCGGCCGGCGGCGACGAGGACGAGAGGATCATGATCCTGACCGCCACCTCGGGCGACACCGGCAAGGCCGCGCTGGCCGGATTCGCCGACGCCCCCGGCACCGCGATCACGGTCTTCTACCCGCAGGGCAAGGTCTCGCAGGTGCAGGAGCTGCAGATGACCACCCAGACCGGGTCCAACGTCGCGGTCGCCGCGGTCGAGGGCAACTTCGACGACGCGCAGTCCGCGGTCAAGCGCATCTTCGGCGACCGCGAGCTGGCCGACCGCCTGTCCTCCGACTCGCACGTCGTGCTGTCCTCCGCGAATTCGATCAACGTCGGCCGCCTGGTGCCGCAGGTCGTCTACTACTTCGCCGCGTACGCGCAGCTGCTCGAGAGCCAGGTAATCAACGTGGGCGACGAGGTCGAGTTCGTGGTGCCGACCGGCAACTTCGGCGACATCCTCGCCGGCTACTACGCGAAGCTGCTCGGCCTGCCGGTCAAGCACCTGATCGTCGCCTCCGACAAGAACAACGTGCTCTTCGATTTCCTGACCACCGGCACGTACAACCGCCAGCGTCCCTTCTTCCAGACAATCAGCCCGTCGATGGACATCCTCATCTCCTCGAACCTCGAGCGCATGCTCTACTACATGGCCGAGGGCGACACCCGCCTGATCTCGATGCTCATGAACGACCTCAACCAGTGGGGCGCCTACGAGATCCCCGACGACGTGCTGGCCAAGATCCGCCACCTGTTCGGCTGCGGCTGGGCCGACGAGGACCAGGTGCGCGCGGCGATCCACGACTGCTGGGAGAAGAACCACTACGTGATCGACCCGCACACCGCATGCGCGTACTTCGTCGCGCAGCAGATCCCGCCCGACCCGCTCACGCCGCGCGTGATCCTGTCGACCGCCAGCCCGTACAAGTTCCCGCGCGTGGTCAACGAATCGCTCGGCCTCGACGCCACCGGCACCGACTTCGAGTGCATGGACGTGCTGTCCGCAGCCACCGGCACCACCGCCCCCGCCGCGCTGCGCGGGCTGGAGACCGCCGACGTGCGCTTCAAGGACGTCGTCGCCATCGACAGGATGGAGGCCTACGTCGAACAGACCGCCAAGGCGCTGTAA
- a CDS encoding ABC-2 transporter permease has product MSRDIPPSWPIMLRLMRLDILVTQGKRTLSSVIAYLFPLLFALSAAILPSKSAIVLMACLTMGYWTLTVGTLFSLSLTEESTRIIALLPASRRTQVRARYATMACLFLWGCVQLAVECVIGVLAFGLDLSGSGPAFVGAALMFALLYAVQMPVYYAYTFAQALNRIVLASALLGMIVFVCFRTAPASVIRQVEAAAAMVPFAGWCAIALAVAAAALTASYRLSLRVWSKREL; this is encoded by the coding sequence ATGAGCCGCGATATTCCGCCGTCGTGGCCGATCATGCTTCGGCTGATGCGCCTGGACATTCTGGTGACGCAAGGCAAACGCACCCTCTCGTCGGTGATCGCCTACCTGTTCCCGCTGCTGTTCGCGCTGTCCGCCGCGATACTGCCGTCGAAATCGGCCATCGTGCTGATGGCGTGCCTGACGATGGGCTATTGGACGCTGACGGTCGGCACCTTGTTCTCGCTGTCCCTCACCGAGGAGTCGACGCGCATCATCGCCTTGCTGCCGGCCTCCCGCCGCACGCAGGTACGCGCGCGGTACGCGACGATGGCGTGCCTGTTCCTCTGGGGTTGCGTGCAGCTGGCGGTCGAATGCGTCATCGGCGTGCTGGCCTTTGGGCTCGACCTGTCCGGGTCCGGTCCGGCGTTCGTGGGCGCGGCGCTGATGTTCGCGCTGCTGTACGCCGTGCAGATGCCGGTGTACTACGCGTATACCTTCGCCCAGGCCCTCAACCGGATCGTCCTCGCGTCGGCGTTGCTGGGCATGATCGTATTCGTGTGCTTCAGGACCGCTCCGGCTTCGGTGATCCGCCAGGTGGAGGCCGCCGCCGCGATGGTCCCGTTCGCCGGATGGTGCGCCATCGCTCTGGCCGTCGCCGCGGCCGCGCTGACGGCCTCCTACCGCCTCTCGCTGCGCGTCTGGTCCAAGCGGGAACTGTAA
- a CDS encoding ABC-2 transporter permease — MNAIMRAFRLDMRRFNSQGRYMLLFFTAVMPVIMVAMALLMNGMAVGAAAAGVNGAFYGVFAVIPFYVFIYENQSGAGRLNGIIPVSRAHQVTARYLFMLAATVLFCLDFTVYTLVMNLLGHTALWSAGGTRTIAGTFVGYLVFESILYPLLYRFPAQRALVVICGAVFVGSMGIVALMLALVTLLGEARVNAFLDAVVAPVIDALAADANMAAVLAVVAALVVCAVSFVVSVRFYSGKEL; from the coding sequence ATGAACGCGATCATGCGTGCGTTCCGGCTCGATATGCGCCGGTTCAACTCGCAGGGGCGCTACATGCTGTTGTTCTTCACGGCGGTCATGCCGGTGATCATGGTGGCGATGGCGCTGCTGATGAACGGCATGGCGGTCGGCGCCGCCGCAGCCGGCGTCAACGGCGCGTTCTACGGCGTGTTCGCGGTGATCCCGTTCTACGTGTTCATCTATGAGAACCAGAGTGGCGCCGGCAGGCTCAACGGCATCATCCCCGTGTCGCGCGCCCATCAGGTGACCGCGCGGTATCTGTTCATGCTCGCCGCGACGGTGCTGTTCTGCCTCGATTTCACGGTGTATACGCTCGTCATGAATCTGCTTGGGCATACGGCCCTTTGGTCGGCTGGCGGCACCCGCACCATTGCCGGCACATTCGTCGGGTATCTGGTATTCGAGTCGATCCTGTACCCGCTGCTGTACCGGTTCCCGGCGCAGCGGGCGCTGGTCGTGATCTGCGGCGCCGTCTTCGTCGGTTCCATGGGCATCGTGGCGCTGATGCTGGCATTGGTGACCCTGCTGGGCGAGGCACGCGTCAACGCATTCCTCGACGCCGTTGTGGCTCCGGTCATCGACGCGCTGGCCGCCGACGCGAATATGGCGGCGGTGCTCGCCGTCGTGGCCGCTCTGGTGGTCTGTGCCGTGTCGTTCGTGGTATCGGTGCGCTTCTACTCCGGAAAGGAGCTGTGA
- a CDS encoding ABC transporter ATP-binding protein has product MITADDVAATVAGAAATPMALSVTGVTKRYKSGFTLDDITLDLPVGYIMGLIGPNGAGKSTLIKLILNMIRRDAGEIRIFGRDNRRDEEYVKDRIGVVFDSSYFIETWTVGVAEKAMATMYSTWDHAAFDGYLAGFGLDRRKKIKELSRGMQMKLMLAVALSHEASLLILDEPTSGLDVLARDELMDILQHYIEDGRRSVLFSTHITADLERASDFITYITRGRLYFTGPTSELEESFRLVKGGPGELDAVRRAAVGVHRYETGFDALVRTDDFARLAADGVAGPVSSLSVEPVSIDDIIRLTNVRAGSGQEAAR; this is encoded by the coding sequence ATGATCACCGCAGACGACGTCGCCGCGACCGTTGCGGGCGCCGCGGCAACGCCGATGGCGCTGTCCGTCACCGGCGTGACGAAGCGCTACAAGTCCGGCTTCACGCTCGACGACATCACGCTCGACCTGCCGGTGGGCTACATCATGGGCCTGATTGGCCCGAACGGCGCCGGCAAGTCCACGCTCATCAAACTGATCCTCAACATGATCCGCCGCGACGCCGGCGAGATCCGGATCTTCGGGCGCGACAACCGGCGCGACGAGGAGTACGTCAAGGATCGGATCGGCGTCGTGTTCGACTCCAGCTACTTCATCGAAACGTGGACGGTCGGCGTCGCGGAGAAGGCCATGGCGACGATGTACTCGACCTGGGACCATGCCGCGTTCGACGGCTACCTCGCCGGATTCGGCCTCGACCGCCGCAAGAAGATCAAGGAGCTGTCGCGCGGCATGCAGATGAAGCTCATGCTCGCCGTGGCGCTGAGCCATGAGGCGTCGCTGCTCATCCTCGACGAGCCGACCAGCGGCCTCGACGTGCTCGCGCGCGACGAGCTGATGGACATTCTGCAGCACTATATCGAGGACGGGCGGCGCAGCGTGCTGTTCTCCACGCACATCACCGCCGATCTGGAGCGCGCCTCCGACTTCATCACCTACATCACGCGCGGGCGGCTGTATTTCACCGGTCCGACGAGCGAACTCGAGGAATCGTTCCGTCTGGTCAAGGGCGGGCCGGGCGAGCTGGACGCCGTACGGCGGGCCGCGGTCGGCGTCCACCGCTACGAAACCGGATTCGACGCGCTGGTACGCACCGACGACTTCGCCCGGCTCGCCGCGGACGGCGTGGCCGGCCCGGTCTCGTCGCTGAGCGTCGAGCCGGTGTCTATCGACGACATCATCCGCCTGACCAACGTGCGTGCGGGATCCGGTCAGGAGGCGGCACGATGA
- a CDS encoding GntR family transcriptional regulator — MKLIISSVSGEPIYEQIKSQIRAAVLSGDLASGEALPSLRKLAKELRVSVLTVTRAYNELADEGIVQNIQGKGTFVMSKGNELMKRQLAERVRAGLAEASTAARAADIPLLDLMGMLEEEYRRQQS; from the coding sequence GTGAAACTGATCATCTCATCCGTGTCCGGAGAACCCATCTACGAGCAAATCAAAAGTCAGATCAGGGCGGCGGTGCTGTCCGGCGATCTGGCCTCCGGCGAGGCGCTGCCGTCCCTGCGCAAACTGGCCAAGGAACTGCGCGTGTCCGTGCTCACCGTCACCAGGGCGTACAACGAGCTGGCCGACGAGGGCATCGTGCAGAACATCCAGGGCAAGGGCACCTTCGTGATGAGCAAGGGCAACGAGCTGATGAAACGCCAGCTCGCCGAGCGCGTCAGGGCCGGTCTCGCCGAAGCCAGCACGGCGGCCAGGGCGGCGGACATCCCGCTGCTCGATCTGATGGGCATGCTCGAAGAAGAGTACAGGAGGCAGCAATCATGA
- a CDS encoding HAD family hydrolase has translation MADGAINAGKGAIFDLDGTLLDSMGVWDQVDIDFLGRRGIPVPPDYMVKVASMQFQQIAEYTIARFGLPDTPDQLMREWDDMARVSYSTVVEAKPHAREYLTRLRASGAKLAVATSLPPALREPAMKHVGIFECFDTVVSVDDVGDIGKDRPDVYLLAASRLGVAPRDCTVFEDLLVGMRSAKSVGMAVWAMHDDSSDHDWPAICDLADGVLFDFADAPEAL, from the coding sequence ATGGCCGACGGTGCGATCAATGCCGGCAAGGGCGCGATCTTCGATCTCGACGGCACGCTGCTCGACTCGATGGGCGTGTGGGACCAGGTCGACATCGACTTTCTCGGCCGGCGCGGTATCCCCGTGCCGCCCGACTACATGGTCAAGGTCGCGTCCATGCAGTTCCAGCAGATCGCCGAATACACGATCGCCCGCTTCGGGCTACCCGACACGCCCGACCAGCTCATGCGGGAGTGGGACGACATGGCCCGCGTCTCCTATTCCACGGTGGTGGAGGCCAAGCCGCACGCGCGGGAGTATCTGACCAGGCTGCGCGCTTCCGGCGCGAAGCTCGCCGTCGCCACGTCCCTGCCGCCGGCGTTGCGCGAGCCGGCGATGAAGCACGTCGGCATCTTCGAATGCTTCGACACGGTCGTCAGCGTCGACGACGTGGGCGACATCGGCAAGGACCGCCCCGACGTGTACCTGCTGGCGGCCTCGCGCCTGGGCGTTGCGCCGCGGGACTGCACGGTGTTCGAGGACCTGCTGGTCGGCATGCGGTCGGCCAAGTCGGTCGGCATGGCGGTCTGGGCCATGCACGACGACTCGTCCGACCACGACTGGCCCGCCATCTGCGATCTCGCCGACGGCGTGCTCTTCGACTTCGCCGACGCCCCGGAGGCGCTGTAG
- the recN gene encoding DNA repair protein RecN: protein MLEELEIRDLGPIRHALLTPAVGMTAITGETGAGKSMLLSAIKLISGGAADAGRVSADAKEAWAQGVFAVSGGVAGGDEGDEQEQASAPVRIARDAGIEPEDGELFLSRTVPVSGRSRAVVNGRSVPRAVLGALSGELVTIHGQADQLRIASPARQREFLDSVAGDDRELADYRKAWDALQAMDGRLERLRNQEASARQQADYLRESIERINRVDPQPGEDEELKAKRSRIENAADIAQGVGTALGALDASQMDVDTDALGAGELINHAAQSLRAIRADGDFSELADRLDSINADLSDVVYSLSRDRDVEGDVADLDEINARIHELGELTRRWGPTLGDVIEWRDKAVFEVEDLDASPEKVAELEGERKALYAAAMEAADRLGAARTAAAASLASTVTGELSSLAMDGAVLEIRVRRRGGAGKTATWPLDANGADDIAFLFTPYEGAPELPMGKSASGGELSRLMLAMELAAADRRSGSAAPMTFIFDEVDAGVGGKTAVELGRRLARLARTAQVVVVTHLAQVASWADAQFVVTKEPPDADDDAVGVVTTVAEVRGDERVREIARMLSGSESEASLDHARELLASSSLD, encoded by the coding sequence ATGCTTGAGGAACTGGAGATCCGTGATCTCGGCCCGATTCGTCATGCCCTGCTGACCCCCGCGGTCGGCATGACGGCGATCACCGGCGAGACCGGTGCCGGCAAATCGATGCTGCTCAGCGCGATCAAGCTGATTTCCGGCGGCGCGGCCGACGCCGGCCGCGTGTCCGCCGACGCGAAGGAGGCGTGGGCGCAGGGCGTGTTCGCGGTGTCGGGCGGCGTCGCCGGCGGTGATGAAGGTGATGAACAGGAGCAGGCTTCCGCTCCCGTGCGCATCGCGCGGGACGCCGGCATCGAGCCGGAGGACGGCGAACTGTTCCTGTCGCGCACCGTGCCGGTGTCCGGCAGGTCGCGCGCCGTGGTGAACGGCCGCAGCGTGCCCCGCGCCGTGCTCGGCGCGCTGTCGGGCGAACTGGTGACGATCCACGGGCAGGCCGATCAGCTGCGCATCGCCTCGCCGGCTCGCCAGCGCGAATTCCTCGATTCGGTGGCCGGTGACGATCGCGAGCTCGCCGACTACCGCAAGGCGTGGGACGCGTTGCAGGCGATGGACGGGCGGCTGGAACGACTGCGCAATCAGGAGGCGTCGGCCCGGCAGCAGGCCGACTACCTGCGCGAATCCATCGAACGCATCAATCGCGTCGACCCGCAGCCGGGGGAGGACGAGGAGCTCAAGGCCAAGAGGTCGCGCATCGAGAACGCCGCCGACATCGCGCAGGGCGTCGGGACCGCGCTCGGCGCGCTGGACGCGTCGCAGATGGACGTCGACACCGACGCCCTGGGCGCCGGCGAGCTCATCAACCATGCGGCGCAGTCGCTGCGCGCGATCCGCGCCGACGGCGATTTCTCCGAGCTGGCCGATCGGCTGGACTCCATCAACGCCGATCTGTCGGACGTCGTGTACTCGCTGAGCCGGGACCGCGATGTGGAGGGCGATGTGGCCGATCTCGACGAGATCAACGCGCGCATCCACGAGCTGGGCGAGCTGACCCGCCGGTGGGGTCCGACCTTGGGCGACGTGATCGAGTGGCGCGACAAGGCCGTGTTCGAGGTGGAGGATCTCGACGCCTCGCCCGAGAAGGTCGCCGAACTCGAGGGGGAGCGCAAGGCACTGTACGCCGCGGCGATGGAGGCCGCCGACCGGTTGGGCGCGGCGCGTACGGCCGCCGCCGCGTCGCTTGCCTCGACGGTTACGGGGGAACTGTCGTCGCTGGCCATGGACGGCGCCGTGCTCGAGATCCGTGTGCGTCGCCGTGGCGGCGCCGGCAAAACGGCGACATGGCCGCTCGACGCGAACGGCGCCGACGACATCGCGTTCCTGTTCACGCCGTACGAGGGCGCGCCCGAGCTGCCGATGGGCAAAAGCGCGTCCGGCGGCGAGCTGAGCCGACTCATGCTGGCCATGGAACTGGCCGCCGCCGATCGGCGGTCGGGCAGCGCCGCGCCCATGACCTTCATCTTCGACGAGGTCGACGCCGGCGTCGGCGGCAAGACGGCGGTCGAACTCGGCCGGCGCCTGGCGCGGCTCGCGCGCACCGCGCAGGTCGTCGTCGTCACGCACCTGGCGCAGGTCGCCAGTTGGGCGGACGCGCAGTTCGTCGTCACCAAGGAGCCTCCGGATGCGGACGACGACGCGGTCGGCGTCGTCACCACCGTCGCCGAGGTGCGCGGCGACGAGCGTGTGCGCGAGATCGCCCGCATGCTGTCCGGCTCCGAGTCCGAGGCGTCGCTCGACCACGCGCGCGAGCTGCTCGCCTCGTCGAGCCTGGACTGA
- a CDS encoding NAD kinase: MSGARHAVVVTHARLRESGTVIAEAVEQLRQSGFEVTVVDNANAPDFGTPSPVVKDNTEIVVVLGGDGTILRAAELVHCTRVPILGVNLGHVGFLAEFESFQMSEAIRRVADHDYSIDERMIAHVDVWLPGASRPLEDWALNDITLERADRGKMVELSIRVDDVEMSSFGCDGVIVSTPTGSTAYAFSAGGPIMWPNVQALQLIPLAAHALFARPLIIGAGSTFAIDILDDSMSDGWICCDGRRQRALPKGTRVEVRQSKDTLRLARLSGVPFTNRLVTKFDLPVVGWREHARGADQPVRHGHVFPDGIGRLHSAHGEDGR, translated from the coding sequence ATGAGCGGTGCTCGACATGCGGTGGTGGTGACGCACGCGCGGCTGCGCGAAAGCGGCACGGTGATTGCCGAGGCCGTGGAGCAGCTGAGACAGTCCGGATTCGAGGTCACGGTGGTGGACAACGCCAACGCCCCGGATTTCGGCACCCCCTCGCCCGTGGTCAAGGACAACACGGAGATCGTGGTGGTGCTCGGCGGCGACGGCACGATCCTGCGCGCCGCCGAACTCGTGCACTGCACCCGCGTGCCGATTCTGGGCGTCAACCTCGGCCACGTCGGTTTCCTCGCCGAGTTCGAGAGCTTCCAGATGAGCGAGGCGATCCGGCGCGTCGCCGACCACGACTATTCGATCGACGAGCGCATGATCGCGCATGTGGACGTGTGGCTGCCGGGCGCGAGCAGGCCGCTGGAGGACTGGGCGCTCAACGACATCACGCTCGAGCGCGCCGACCGCGGCAAGATGGTCGAGCTGTCGATCCGCGTGGACGATGTGGAGATGAGCTCGTTCGGGTGCGACGGCGTGATCGTGTCCACGCCGACCGGGTCGACCGCCTACGCGTTCTCGGCCGGCGGGCCGATCATGTGGCCGAACGTGCAGGCGCTGCAGCTGATTCCGCTGGCCGCCCACGCGCTGTTCGCCAGGCCGCTGATCATCGGCGCCGGATCGACCTTCGCGATTGACATCCTGGACGATTCGATGTCCGACGGGTGGATCTGCTGCGACGGGCGTCGGCAGCGGGCCCTGCCCAAGGGCACGCGCGTCGAGGTACGCCAGTCGAAGGACACGCTGCGTTTGGCGCGACTGTCCGGCGTGCCGTTCACGAACCGCCTCGTCACGAAATTCGATCTGCCGGTCGTCGGCTGGCGCGAGCATGCGCGTGGCGCGGACCAGCCGGTACGCCACGGCCATGTGTTCCCCGACGGCATCGGCAGGCTGCACAGCGCGCATGGGGAGGACGGCCGCTGA